From a region of the Candidatus Micrarchaeia archaeon genome:
- a CDS encoding adenylyltransferase/cytidyltransferase family protein produces MNNKDLFILQIKQEGISKDAYEVLNKKDKEKLEEINGKYYLKKEYKNKLKIVMTGGVFDILHYGHIYTLEKAKEKADILIVIIANDNTVLKNKNRKPIHSQEHRKKIVESLKPVDLCLIGGENPLEMAEKINPNLIVYGYDQNPFITNYPYIKLDKNEEYKTSKIIENLGI; encoded by the coding sequence ATGAATAATAAAGACCTTTTTATTTTACAAATTAAACAAGAGGGTATATCTAAAGATGCTTATGAAGTTTTAAATAAAAAAGATAAAGAAAAATTAGAAGAGATTAATGGAAAATATTATTTGAAAAAAGAATATAAAAATAAATTAAAAATTGTGATGACAGGAGGTGTATTTGATATTCTGCATTATGGACATATATATACTTTAGAAAAAGCAAAAGAAAAAGCAGATATCTTAATTGTAATAATTGCAAACGACAATACAGTTTTAAAAAATAAAAATAGAAAACCAATACATTCACAAGAACATAGAAAAAAGATAGTTGAATCATTAAAACCAGTTGATTTATGTTTAATTGGAGGAGAAAATCCTTTAGAAATGGCTGAAAAAATAAATCCGAACTTAATAGTTTATGGTTATGACCAAAACCCTTTTATTACTAATTATCCATATATTAAATTAGATAAAAATGAAGAGTATAAAACATCTAAAATTATTGAAAATTTAGGTATTTAA